A genomic window from Desulfovermiculus halophilus DSM 18834 includes:
- a CDS encoding valine--tRNA ligase: MNNASLSKGYEPQNVEDRWLRFWDEAKTFTPDPDSDKDPFSIVIPPPNVTGTLHMGHALNLTLQDVLCRYKRQQGYNVLWVPGTDHAGIATQNVVEKALAREGTSREELGREKFVDRVWEWKQEYGDKILNQIQRMGASVDWSRLRFTMDDGLSRAVREVFVRLYEQGLIYQGDYIINWCPRCQTALADLEVEHEDMDGGLYHLRYPVVDGDQEIIIATTRPETMLGDTAVAVHPEDERYAQLIGREVELPLVGRKIPVIADPYVDREFGTGCLKVTPAHDPNDFELGNAHGLEFIRVIDENGRMAPEAGEAYAGMDRFQCRRQVVQDLKDQGFLIKQEPYRHKVGQCYRCQTVIEPAVSTQWFVATSTLAAKAKAAVDRGDTRIFPANWKNLYDEWLDTIRDWCISRQIWWGHRIPAWTCRDCGRLIVAREDPDRCPSCQGSDLVQDEDVLDTWFSSALWPFSTLGWPDETRDLRAFYPTSVLVTGFDIIFFWVARMMMMGLEFMDEVPFRHVYIHALVRDEDGRKMSKSTGNVIDPLDMIDRYGADALRFTLAVFAAMGRDIKLSESRIEGYKHFINKIWNAARFALMNLDQDVPALNREDVSGFSHRYILHELEQVKKQVSRALDSYHFNQAAQTLYRFVWHTYCDWYLEMIKNELSSQDPAARSRAQTCLLHSLSEILILLHPFIPFVSQEIWSHLPVREEENLAAAAFPALHPESEDPALGEDMEFFQGVVVSIRNIRSELNIAPSTKLEVLVQAEGRPAAFLEEQQEVICTLARLQSLTVQPEVVPPQAVASAVVQGCEVYVPLEGIVDFESELARLDKQLAKIDKDMQGLGKKLENENFVAKAPAEVVDKERSRLKELREKREKLAELQGRLQQCVA; encoded by the coding sequence ATGAACAACGCATCCCTCTCAAAGGGGTATGAGCCCCAGAACGTAGAAGACAGATGGCTTCGGTTCTGGGATGAGGCGAAGACATTCACCCCGGATCCCGATTCGGACAAGGACCCGTTTTCCATTGTCATTCCCCCGCCCAATGTGACCGGAACCCTGCACATGGGGCACGCCCTGAACCTGACCCTGCAGGACGTCCTTTGCCGGTACAAGCGGCAGCAGGGATATAACGTGCTCTGGGTCCCGGGCACGGATCATGCCGGGATCGCCACCCAGAACGTGGTGGAAAAGGCCCTGGCCCGGGAAGGCACCAGCCGGGAGGAGCTGGGCCGGGAAAAGTTCGTGGACCGGGTATGGGAATGGAAGCAGGAGTACGGAGACAAGATCCTGAACCAGATCCAGCGCATGGGGGCCTCTGTGGACTGGTCCAGGCTGCGGTTCACCATGGACGACGGGTTGTCCCGGGCCGTGCGCGAGGTCTTTGTCCGGCTCTATGAACAGGGCCTTATCTACCAGGGGGACTACATCATCAACTGGTGCCCGCGGTGCCAGACCGCCCTGGCCGATCTGGAAGTGGAGCACGAGGACATGGACGGCGGGCTGTATCACCTCCGTTATCCGGTGGTAGATGGGGACCAGGAGATCATCATCGCCACCACCCGTCCGGAGACCATGCTCGGGGACACTGCCGTGGCCGTTCACCCTGAAGATGAACGCTATGCCCAGCTTATCGGCCGGGAAGTGGAGCTTCCGCTGGTGGGCAGAAAGATCCCGGTCATTGCCGATCCCTATGTGGACCGGGAGTTCGGGACCGGTTGCCTGAAGGTCACCCCGGCCCACGATCCGAACGACTTCGAGCTGGGAAATGCCCACGGTCTGGAGTTTATCCGGGTCATTGACGAGAACGGCCGGATGGCGCCGGAAGCCGGGGAAGCCTACGCAGGGATGGACCGCTTCCAGTGCCGGAGGCAGGTGGTTCAGGACCTCAAGGACCAGGGCTTTTTGATCAAACAGGAGCCCTACCGGCACAAGGTGGGGCAGTGCTACCGGTGCCAGACCGTGATTGAGCCGGCTGTCTCCACCCAGTGGTTCGTGGCCACGTCCACCCTGGCCGCGAAGGCCAAGGCGGCCGTGGACCGGGGGGATACCCGTATATTTCCGGCCAACTGGAAGAACCTGTACGACGAGTGGCTGGACACCATCCGGGACTGGTGCATCTCCCGGCAGATCTGGTGGGGACACCGTATCCCGGCCTGGACCTGCCGCGACTGCGGCCGGCTTATCGTGGCCAGGGAGGATCCCGACCGGTGTCCGTCCTGCCAGGGGAGCGACCTGGTCCAGGACGAGGATGTCCTGGATACCTGGTTCTCCTCCGCCCTTTGGCCGTTCAGCACCCTGGGCTGGCCGGACGAGACCCGGGACCTGCGGGCCTTCTATCCCACCAGCGTTCTGGTCACCGGCTTTGACATCATATTCTTCTGGGTGGCCAGGATGATGATGATGGGCCTGGAGTTCATGGATGAGGTGCCTTTCCGCCATGTCTATATCCACGCCCTGGTCCGGGACGAGGACGGCCGGAAGATGAGCAAGTCCACCGGGAACGTCATCGATCCCCTGGACATGATCGACCGGTACGGCGCGGATGCCCTGCGCTTTACCCTGGCCGTGTTCGCGGCCATGGGCCGGGACATCAAGCTCTCCGAGTCCAGGATTGAAGGCTATAAGCACTTCATCAACAAGATCTGGAATGCGGCCCGCTTCGCCCTGATGAATCTGGACCAGGATGTGCCGGCCCTGAACCGGGAGGACGTCTCCGGGTTCAGCCACCGCTATATCCTGCATGAGCTGGAGCAGGTCAAGAAGCAGGTCTCCCGGGCCCTGGACAGCTACCACTTCAACCAGGCGGCCCAGACCCTGTACCGGTTTGTATGGCACACCTACTGCGACTGGTATCTGGAGATGATCAAAAACGAGCTCTCCAGCCAGGATCCCGCCGCCCGCTCCCGGGCCCAGACCTGTCTGCTGCACAGCCTGAGCGAGATATTGATCCTCCTTCATCCGTTCATCCCCTTTGTCAGTCAGGAGATATGGTCCCATCTCCCGGTCCGGGAAGAGGAGAACCTAGCCGCGGCCGCCTTCCCGGCCCTGCATCCGGAAAGCGAGGATCCCGCCTTGGGAGAGGATATGGAGTTCTTCCAGGGCGTGGTGGTCAGCATCCGGAACATCCGCAGCGAGCTGAACATCGCGCCCTCCACCAAGCTCGAGGTCCTGGTTCAGGCCGAGGGGCGGCCGGCGGCGTTTCTGGAGGAGCAGCAGGAGGTGATCTGCACCCTGGCCCGGCTGCAGTCCCTGACTGTCCAGCCCGAGGTCGTGCCCCCCCAGGCCGTGGCCAGTGCCGTTGTCCAGGGCTGTGAGGTGTATGTGCCCCTGGAGGGGATTGTTGATTTTGAGTCCGAGCTGGCCCGCCTGGACAAGCAGTTGGCCAAGATCGACAAGGATATGCAGGGCCTGGGCAAGAAGCTGGAGAACGAGAATTTTGTGGCCAAGGCCCCGGCCGAGGTGGTGGACAAGGAGCGCTCCCGGCTCAAGGAGCTGCGGGAAAAACGGGAAAAGCTGGCTGAGCTGCAGGGCAGGCTGCAGCAGTGCGTGGCCTGA
- the pstC gene encoding phosphate ABC transporter permease subunit PstC, producing the protein MTDDNMLLYFFGGLVPLAVMAYQLGRRKAQVQQAQGGRLHSQPGFYGWYSCIWLVLPALTASLAFALLHVVDAYSAPPSMLVAAALACAAGGLIVGLRAIRPGLAARKKVETVIRWLLLVASAVSILTTLGIVFSIVFEAIKFFQIVSLWEFITGTKWAPDAAFLSGAGRTGEAAAEPKFGAVPIFAGTFMITGIAMLVAVPIGLLSAIFMSEYASRTIRGWAKPVLEILAGIPTVVYGFFAAITVSPLVVAGAEMLGLEADYTNALTPGLVMGVMIIPFISSLSDDIINSIPQSMREGSYALGTTQSETIKHVLLPAALPGIVSAFLLGVSRALGETMIVVMAAGLRPNLTWNPLEGMTTVTVRIVDALTGDLAFDSAETLSAFGLGLTLFVVTLVLNVISTVVIRRFKQQYEL; encoded by the coding sequence GTGACAGACGACAATATGCTCCTCTATTTCTTCGGCGGTCTTGTGCCCCTGGCTGTCATGGCCTATCAGCTGGGCCGCCGAAAGGCACAGGTACAGCAGGCCCAAGGTGGCCGGCTCCATTCCCAACCGGGGTTCTACGGCTGGTATTCCTGCATCTGGCTGGTCCTGCCCGCTCTGACCGCCTCCCTTGCTTTCGCCCTGCTGCATGTCGTGGATGCGTACAGCGCACCGCCGTCCATGCTTGTTGCCGCCGCACTCGCCTGTGCAGCAGGAGGGCTGATAGTGGGCCTGCGGGCCATTCGGCCCGGCCTGGCGGCCAGGAAAAAGGTGGAAACCGTGATCCGCTGGCTGCTGCTTGTGGCCTCCGCGGTCTCCATCCTGACTACCCTGGGCATTGTCTTTTCCATTGTGTTCGAGGCCATCAAGTTTTTCCAAATCGTCAGTCTCTGGGAGTTCATCACCGGAACCAAATGGGCCCCGGATGCCGCGTTTTTATCCGGAGCGGGACGGACCGGGGAGGCTGCCGCCGAACCAAAGTTCGGTGCAGTTCCCATCTTTGCCGGCACATTCATGATTACAGGCATCGCCATGCTGGTGGCCGTGCCCATCGGTCTTCTTTCCGCTATCTTCATGTCTGAGTACGCCTCGCGGACCATCAGGGGCTGGGCCAAACCGGTTCTGGAGATCCTGGCCGGGATTCCCACCGTGGTCTATGGCTTTTTCGCAGCCATCACGGTCAGTCCTTTAGTGGTGGCCGGAGCAGAGATGCTCGGGCTGGAAGCGGATTACACCAACGCCCTGACCCCGGGGCTGGTTATGGGGGTGATGATCATTCCCTTTATCTCCTCCCTTTCTGACGACATCATCAACTCCATTCCCCAAAGCATGCGCGAGGGATCCTACGCCTTGGGGACCACCCAATCGGAGACCATCAAGCACGTCTTGCTGCCCGCAGCCCTGCCGGGCATTGTTTCCGCTTTTCTTCTCGGGGTTTCGCGAGCGCTGGGGGAGACCATGATCGTGGTCATGGCCGCAGGGCTGCGGCCCAATCTGACCTGGAATCCCCTGGAAGGCATGACCACGGTCACAGTGCGCATAGTGGACGCCCTGACCGGGGATCTGGCTTTTGACAGCGCTGAGACCCTGTCCGCCTTTGGTCTGGGATTGACCCTGTTCGTGGTCACCCTGGTGCTCAATGTCATATCCACTGTGGTCATTAGGCGGTTTAAACAGCAATACGAGCTGTAG
- the cobA gene encoding uroporphyrinogen-III C-methyltransferase — protein MSKVYLLGAGPGDPGLLTLRAREILAAADTVVYDYLASPGLLEHCRRDAELIYVGKKGGDHTMGQQDINALLVDKARSGRCVARLKGGDPYVFGRGAEEVEDLVAAGIDFEVVPGVTSAVAAPAYAGIPLTHRRYSSSVTFITGHEDPGKTESAHNWAALAQSASTLVFFMGVKNLDSITANLVQAGMEETTPAALVRWGTTCRQQTLTGTVADIAPAARAAGFKAPALLIVGQVVGLRDTLSWFEHKPLLGRGVVVTRAREQASSLLQLLQEHGACCYQFPTIAISALEDTGEVQEAVDRLGSYDWCIFTSVNGVRHFWSVLEAKGLDSRALGRAKVGAIGPATARALQDKGINPDVVPEKYVAESVISSLKEKGIAGNRVLIPRAEKAREILPRELIRAGAEVDVVPVYRTGLAEQNGEDILQAMNNGEIQYVTFTSSSTVENFFRLIPPEQLHPFVPDQVKLACIGPITARTLEGYGFSAHVQPAEYTVPALAQALVEDAG, from the coding sequence ATGAGCAAAGTTTATCTCCTTGGGGCCGGACCCGGGGATCCAGGGCTCTTGACCCTCAGGGCCCGGGAGATCCTGGCCGCAGCAGACACCGTTGTCTACGACTACCTGGCCAGCCCCGGACTATTGGAGCACTGCCGCCGGGACGCGGAGCTCATCTATGTGGGCAAGAAGGGCGGAGATCACACCATGGGGCAGCAGGATATCAACGCCCTGCTGGTGGACAAGGCCAGGTCCGGCCGGTGCGTGGCCAGGCTTAAAGGCGGGGATCCGTACGTCTTCGGCCGGGGGGCGGAGGAAGTCGAGGACTTGGTGGCAGCCGGGATCGACTTCGAGGTCGTGCCCGGAGTGACCTCGGCGGTTGCTGCTCCGGCCTACGCCGGCATCCCTTTGACCCACCGGCGGTACTCTTCTTCAGTGACTTTCATTACCGGCCACGAGGACCCGGGCAAGACTGAAAGCGCCCACAACTGGGCGGCTTTGGCCCAGAGCGCCAGCACCCTGGTCTTCTTCATGGGGGTGAAGAACCTGGATTCGATCACAGCCAATCTGGTTCAGGCCGGGATGGAGGAAACCACCCCAGCGGCTCTGGTCCGCTGGGGCACGACCTGCCGGCAGCAGACCCTGACCGGGACGGTGGCGGATATAGCGCCCGCGGCCCGGGCTGCGGGGTTCAAGGCCCCGGCCCTGCTGATCGTCGGCCAGGTGGTCGGCCTGCGGGACACCTTGTCCTGGTTTGAGCATAAGCCGCTCTTGGGCCGGGGAGTGGTGGTCACCCGGGCCAGAGAGCAGGCCAGCTCCCTCCTCCAGCTGTTGCAGGAGCACGGGGCCTGCTGCTATCAGTTTCCGACCATCGCCATCTCCGCGCTGGAAGATACGGGAGAGGTGCAGGAGGCCGTGGACAGGCTGGGCTCCTACGACTGGTGCATCTTCACCTCAGTCAACGGGGTCAGGCACTTCTGGTCCGTGCTGGAGGCAAAAGGGCTGGACTCCAGGGCCTTGGGGCGGGCCAAGGTGGGGGCTATCGGTCCGGCCACCGCCCGGGCCTTGCAGGACAAGGGAATCAATCCGGATGTGGTCCCGGAGAAGTACGTTGCTGAGTCCGTGATCTCCAGTCTGAAGGAGAAGGGGATCGCCGGGAACAGAGTGCTCATCCCCAGGGCGGAAAAGGCCAGGGAGATCCTGCCCAGGGAGCTGATCCGGGCCGGCGCCGAGGTGGACGTGGTCCCGGTCTACCGGACCGGTCTTGCTGAGCAGAACGGGGAGGACATCCTGCAGGCCATGAATAATGGTGAGATCCAGTATGTGACCTTTACCAGCTCCTCCACTGTGGAAAATTTTTTCCGGCTTATTCCTCCGGAACAGCTGCATCCCTTTGTTCCGGACCAGGTCAAGTTGGCCTGCATCGGGCCGATTACGGCCAGGACCCTGGAAGGGTACGGATTTTCCGCCCATGTGCAGCCTGCAGAGTATACCGTGCCGGCCCTGGCCCAGGCCCTGGTGGAGGATGCAGGTTGA
- a CDS encoding response regulator has protein sequence MAETPCVLIVEDDPDILNLLTFTIQNQGYSVLQSKHGEEGLITARTHRPDMILLDLMLPGMDGIAVCRALKDRAETARIPVIMLTAKGEEGDRILGLETGADDYVVKPFSPRELVLRVEAVLRRSRDRQEQEAVWEYAGLRVEMDAFQATLDGRELELTSTEFHLLAALIRSRGRVLTREQLLDQVWGYEFDGYARTVDTHMHRLRHKLGRAAEWIQTVRGVGYRLKKAGEA, from the coding sequence ATGGCTGAAACTCCGTGTGTGCTGATTGTTGAGGACGACCCGGACATCCTCAATCTTTTGACCTTCACCATCCAGAATCAGGGGTACAGCGTCCTGCAATCCAAACACGGGGAGGAAGGACTGATTACCGCCCGTACACATCGGCCGGACATGATTTTGTTGGATCTCATGCTGCCGGGGATGGATGGGATCGCTGTTTGCCGGGCACTCAAGGACAGGGCGGAGACAGCCCGCATCCCGGTGATTATGCTCACAGCCAAGGGGGAGGAGGGGGACCGGATTCTGGGACTGGAGACCGGGGCCGACGATTATGTGGTCAAGCCTTTCAGTCCCCGGGAGCTGGTGCTCAGGGTGGAGGCGGTCCTGCGCCGGTCCCGGGACCGGCAGGAACAGGAGGCTGTCTGGGAGTACGCCGGTTTGCGGGTCGAGATGGACGCCTTTCAGGCCACCCTGGACGGTCGGGAGCTGGAGCTGACCAGTACGGAGTTTCATCTTTTGGCCGCGTTGATCCGTTCCCGGGGCAGGGTTCTGACCAGGGAGCAGCTTCTGGACCAGGTCTGGGGATACGAGTTCGACGGGTACGCCCGGACCGTGGATACCCATATGCATCGCCTCCGGCACAAGCTCGGGCGGGCGGCGGAGTGGATTCAAACCGTGCGGGGCGTGGGATACAGACTGAAAAAGGCGGGAGAGGCATGA
- a CDS encoding sensor histidine kinase — MRFRQRIFWPFAVVLAGAMVAAYLLFSSVVSKEFHGQAATNAMRYLKHIDWLVHRELQTAEPSWLQDVLKEIGQNLNLRVTYIDASGRVVADSGLLQEEIAGMENHAGRPEIQEAMRTGTGQSLRYSSTLQTSFLYVSLRTEPISGSRPAVLRVAMPTRQVQTALDRVRGQLVFFLAGVVLLTGVLSWLISRRLGIEITTLSASAEAIGAGDLNKRIEQAPGRDFQPLVQSINRMAKRLQATLHEVSNRRDELETLLNGMHEGVFVLDARGKVAMANTAMLELSGASGSVLHREPIEFLRSPELQELCTRMLGQSEGRTEHVFLHLPRDICVEATVIQVRFKALEEQRLIVVLHDVTELKKLEQVRKDFVANVSHELRTPLTAIKGYAESLAAHPGQDPGQVRDFVQVIVRNANQMNHMLDNLLQLARLEAKGAGRDQAAADAQTVLVRAWEACRPLAREREVSLHNELPEHRVWVAVDPDQLYQVWVNLLDNALKYGPARSWIRAWAEEGEQEWTLALQDNGPGLEAGQRERIFERFYRGRRGTEQDQPQGSGLGLAICRHILANSKGRIWVQSPAPDTLEGSVFSFSLPKAGPGAGQ; from the coding sequence ATGAGATTTCGGCAGCGTATTTTCTGGCCTTTTGCTGTGGTCCTGGCCGGGGCGATGGTTGCGGCCTATCTGCTCTTCAGCTCAGTGGTGTCCAAGGAGTTTCACGGGCAAGCGGCTACAAACGCCATGCGCTATCTCAAGCATATAGACTGGCTGGTGCACCGGGAGCTGCAGACAGCGGAGCCCTCCTGGCTGCAGGACGTGCTCAAGGAGATCGGGCAGAACTTGAACCTGCGGGTGACGTATATAGACGCGTCCGGCCGGGTGGTGGCCGACTCCGGTCTGTTGCAGGAAGAGATTGCGGGCATGGAAAACCACGCCGGGCGCCCGGAAATACAGGAGGCGATGCGCACTGGAACCGGGCAGAGTCTGCGGTACAGCTCCACCCTGCAGACCAGCTTCCTCTATGTATCCCTGCGCACCGAGCCCATATCCGGCTCCCGGCCCGCGGTGCTGCGAGTGGCCATGCCGACCCGGCAGGTTCAGACCGCGTTGGACCGGGTGCGGGGGCAGCTCGTCTTCTTTCTGGCCGGGGTGGTGCTCCTGACCGGAGTGCTCAGCTGGCTGATCAGCCGCCGGCTGGGTATTGAGATCACGACATTGAGCGCATCCGCAGAAGCAATCGGGGCAGGCGATTTGAACAAGAGGATCGAACAAGCTCCGGGCCGGGACTTTCAGCCTCTGGTTCAAAGCATCAATCGAATGGCCAAACGCCTGCAAGCCACCCTGCACGAGGTCTCAAACCGGCGGGATGAGCTGGAGACCTTGCTCAACGGTATGCATGAGGGGGTTTTTGTCCTCGATGCCCGGGGCAAGGTTGCCATGGCCAATACGGCCATGCTCGAGCTGTCCGGCGCGTCAGGATCAGTGCTGCACCGCGAGCCCATTGAGTTCCTGCGCAGTCCGGAGCTTCAGGAGCTGTGCACCCGAATGCTGGGCCAGTCCGAAGGGCGGACCGAACATGTCTTCCTGCATCTGCCGCGGGACATATGTGTGGAGGCAACGGTAATCCAGGTTCGGTTCAAGGCCCTGGAAGAACAGCGGCTGATCGTGGTTTTGCATGACGTGACGGAGCTGAAAAAGCTGGAACAGGTCCGCAAGGACTTTGTGGCCAATGTCTCCCACGAACTGCGGACCCCATTGACGGCGATCAAGGGATATGCCGAGTCCCTGGCCGCACATCCCGGACAGGACCCGGGACAGGTCAGGGATTTCGTGCAGGTCATTGTCCGCAATGCAAACCAGATGAACCATATGCTGGACAATCTGTTGCAGTTGGCCAGGCTGGAAGCCAAGGGCGCCGGCAGGGACCAGGCGGCGGCAGATGCGCAAACGGTTCTGGTCAGGGCCTGGGAGGCATGCAGGCCACTGGCCCGGGAAAGGGAGGTGAGCCTGCACAATGAACTCCCGGAGCACAGGGTCTGGGTGGCTGTTGATCCGGATCAGCTATACCAGGTGTGGGTCAACTTGCTGGACAACGCCCTGAAGTACGGTCCGGCCCGGAGCTGGATCAGGGCCTGGGCCGAGGAGGGCGAGCAAGAGTGGACTCTGGCCCTGCAGGACAATGGCCCCGGCTTGGAAGCCGGGCAGCGGGAGCGCATATTTGAGCGTTTCTACCGCGGAAGGCGGGGAACTGAGCAGGATCAACCCCAGGGCAGTGGTTTGGGCTTGGCCATCTGCCGCCATATCCTGGCCAACAGCAAGGGCCGGATCTGGGTTCAAAGCCCGGCCCCGGATACCCTGGAAGGCTCTGTGTTCTCTTTCAGTCTGCCCAAGGCCGGGCCCGGGGCTGGACAATGA
- the purN gene encoding phosphoribosylglycinamide formyltransferase, with translation MSLPIAVLISGGGSNLQALIDRIEQGSLQASIQVVVSNVPRAKGLERAEKHGIACRVVPQAEYSSRQAHDRAVIAILHSFGVQAVCLAGYMRLISPEFVQAFPNRVLNIHPSLLPSFPGLHAQNQAVDYGVRVSGATVHFVDQELDHGPIIIQGSVPLYPEDAEEEAARRILALEHRIYPQAVQWMAEDRLRIAQGRVHVLSSHSEPADTSSVFPCLINPGLELGF, from the coding sequence ATGTCCTTGCCTATAGCAGTTCTCATCTCCGGCGGCGGGTCCAACCTGCAGGCCCTGATCGACCGCATCGAGCAGGGTTCGCTGCAGGCCAGTATCCAGGTTGTGGTCTCCAACGTCCCCCGGGCCAAGGGCCTGGAACGGGCAGAGAAGCACGGCATAGCCTGTCGCGTTGTGCCCCAGGCTGAGTACTCTTCCAGGCAGGCCCACGACCGGGCGGTGATCGCCATCCTGCACAGCTTCGGGGTGCAGGCCGTGTGCCTGGCCGGGTATATGCGCCTGATCAGCCCGGAGTTTGTGCAGGCCTTTCCGAATCGAGTCCTGAACATCCATCCCTCCTTGCTGCCCAGCTTTCCGGGCCTGCATGCCCAAAACCAGGCCGTGGACTACGGGGTGCGGGTAAGTGGAGCCACTGTCCATTTTGTGGATCAGGAGCTGGATCACGGTCCGATCATTATTCAAGGCTCGGTCCCTCTGTATCCAGAGGACGCAGAAGAGGAGGCGGCCCGGCGGATTCTGGCCCTGGAGCATCGTATTTACCCCCAGGCCGTGCAGTGGATGGCTGAAGACCGGCTGCGGATAGCACAAGGCCGGGTCCATGTCCTCTCCTCCCACTCGGAGCCAGCGGATACATCCTCTGTTTTCCCCTGTCTGATCAATCCCGGCCTGGAATTAGGCTTTTGA
- the pstA gene encoding phosphate ABC transporter permease PstA, giving the protein MSAEKRTRKRYRAEKRFRLYCALALVLGCSFLLVFLADLIGKGYSAFRQTQIQVEVSYTEQSLEVPMLAVGEQSRSLVSRAFFRRLPRQVSTHPELMGTEQTKWVVAVGEVDQYVKGKPSGLSAQEKQVVETLKAQGDIRLAFNTYFFTNGDSKLPEIAGIKSAALGTVYVLFLTMLFSFPVGVLTAIYLEEYAPDNWFTQIIEVNINNLAAIPSILYGLLGLAIFINTFGVPRSSALVGGLTLALMSLPVIIISSRAAIRAVPDSIREAAFGVGASRWQTTIHHVLPFSLPGILTGSIIALAQAMGETAPLLIVGMMAFIPEAPPGFTDAATVLPAQIYTWSSAALRPYAERTAAAILVLLAVLIFLNATAVFLRKRYERRW; this is encoded by the coding sequence ATGTCAGCGGAAAAGCGAACCCGGAAGCGATACCGAGCCGAAAAACGATTCAGGCTGTATTGCGCTCTGGCCCTTGTTCTGGGATGCTCTTTTCTGCTTGTCTTTCTGGCCGATCTGATCGGCAAAGGCTACTCCGCCTTTCGGCAGACCCAGATACAGGTTGAGGTCAGCTATACTGAGCAGAGCCTGGAGGTGCCCATGCTGGCGGTGGGTGAACAGAGCCGTTCCCTGGTCAGCCGGGCCTTCTTCCGCCGCTTGCCCCGGCAAGTGAGCACCCATCCTGAGCTCATGGGCACAGAGCAGACCAAATGGGTGGTGGCCGTGGGAGAGGTGGATCAGTATGTGAAAGGCAAGCCCAGCGGCCTCTCAGCCCAGGAGAAGCAGGTTGTGGAGACACTGAAGGCCCAAGGAGACATCCGCCTGGCCTTTAATACCTATTTTTTCACCAACGGCGATTCCAAGCTTCCGGAGATCGCCGGGATCAAATCCGCTGCCCTGGGAACGGTCTACGTCCTTTTCCTGACCATGCTGTTCAGCTTTCCGGTCGGGGTGCTGACCGCCATTTATCTGGAGGAGTACGCCCCGGACAATTGGTTTACCCAGATCATCGAGGTGAACATCAACAATCTGGCGGCAATCCCTTCCATCCTCTACGGGCTTTTGGGCTTGGCCATTTTCATCAACACCTTCGGGGTCCCCAGGTCCTCGGCCCTGGTCGGCGGGCTGACCCTGGCCCTGATGAGCCTGCCGGTGATCATCATCAGCTCCCGGGCAGCCATACGGGCGGTTCCGGATTCCATTCGGGAAGCCGCCTTCGGAGTGGGGGCCTCCAGGTGGCAGACGACCATCCACCACGTGCTGCCCTTTTCCCTACCCGGGATCCTGACCGGATCGATCATCGCCCTGGCCCAGGCCATGGGCGAGACCGCCCCGCTGCTTATCGTGGGCATGATGGCCTTCATCCCGGAGGCGCCTCCCGGCTTCACCGACGCGGCTACCGTGCTCCCGGCCCAGATATATACCTGGTCCTCAGCAGCCCTGCGTCCGTATGCAGAACGGACGGCCGCCGCCATCCTGGTCCTTCTGGCGGTCCTTATTTTCTTAAACGCCACGGCTGTTTTCCTGCGCAAGCGCTATGAACGTAGGTGGTGA
- a CDS encoding PstS family phosphate ABC transporter substrate-binding protein has product MKRLFNLFALSAAALLLIAGPAQARDQIRIVGSSTVYPFASYVTEEFGVTTKYSTPVIESTGSGGGFKLFSEGVGADTPDISNASRRMKVSEYERCQKNGVEKIHEVLIGYDGISLCEHEGNPQLNLTREEILLAVAAKVPQDGKLVENPYTHWDEINPDLPHRKITIYGPPTTSGTRDAFEELVMEAASDGLEAYGGEYSTIRDDGAYVPAGENDNLIVQRLTKDTEALGIFGYSFLDNNRDKIRAVHIDGVAPKADSISSGEYPVARSLYFYVKLAHLDQIPGIQEYVDLFLSERMIGDYGYLKEIGLIPMPKEDREAARAAWKQRSLLTKSDLKH; this is encoded by the coding sequence ATGAAACGCCTTTTCAATTTGTTCGCCCTGAGCGCGGCGGCACTTCTCCTGATCGCCGGTCCGGCCCAGGCCAGGGACCAGATCAGGATCGTAGGATCCAGCACGGTCTATCCCTTTGCCAGCTATGTGACCGAGGAGTTCGGGGTCACGACCAAGTATTCCACCCCGGTGATTGAATCCACAGGCTCGGGCGGCGGGTTCAAGCTGTTTTCCGAGGGGGTGGGAGCGGATACTCCGGATATCAGCAACGCCTCCAGGAGAATGAAGGTCAGCGAGTATGAGCGGTGCCAAAAAAACGGGGTGGAAAAGATCCATGAAGTCCTCATCGGCTACGACGGCATCTCCCTTTGCGAACATGAGGGCAACCCGCAGCTGAACCTTACCCGGGAGGAGATCCTGCTGGCCGTGGCCGCCAAGGTCCCCCAGGACGGCAAGCTGGTGGAAAACCCCTATACCCACTGGGATGAGATCAATCCCGATCTGCCCCACCGGAAGATCACCATCTACGGCCCGCCGACCACCTCCGGGACCAGGGACGCCTTTGAAGAACTGGTCATGGAAGCGGCCAGCGATGGCCTCGAGGCCTACGGCGGGGAGTACAGCACCATCCGGGACGATGGGGCGTATGTTCCGGCCGGGGAGAATGACAATCTCATCGTGCAGCGCCTGACCAAGGATACGGAAGCCCTGGGCATTTTCGGCTACAGCTTCCTGGACAACAATCGGGACAAGATCCGGGCGGTGCATATCGACGGCGTTGCTCCCAAAGCGGATTCCATCTCCTCTGGAGAATACCCTGTGGCCCGCAGCCTTTACTTCTACGTCAAGCTGGCTCATCTGGACCAGATCCCCGGCATCCAGGAGTATGTGGATCTGTTTTTGAGTGAAAGGATGATCGGGGACTACGGCTACTTGAAAGAGATCGGGCTCATTCCGATGCCCAAGGAAGACCGGGAGGCCGCCCGGGCCGCCTGGAAGCAACGGTCCCTGCTGACCAAGTCCGATTTGAAACACTAA